The Erythrobacter sp. SDW2 region GAGCACCATCTTGAGGCACTGCGGGTCTGCAAAGGCGGTGGGATAGGCGCGCGCCGCGTCGGTCGCGGGGGCCTGGTGTGAAATGAGCCCCGACAGGTCGAGCGCGCCGGTTTCTATCAGTGCGTCGACCGAGGCGAGGTCTTCGGGTTGCCATTCGGCAGCGATCCGCAGCCGTGCTTCGCGCTGGAATGCCGGCGGGAAAGTGAACTGGATCGGTTGGCTGTAGAACCCCGCCAGGACCAGCTCGCCGCCCTTCGCCAGCCGCGCGATGAAGGCATCCATGGCCGAGGCATCGCCGCTGACGTCGTAGATGCTGGCATAGTCCCGCCGGTCGTCATCTTCCGGGTGGATGACCTCATAGCCCTGCGCACCGTCCTGGCGGGCGGTATTGGTGTCCCACACCACGGGCGGCGGCGCCCCCGCTGCTATCGTCAGCCGCGCCAGCAGCCGGCCGAGGATGCCATGTCCGACGATCAGTTCGGGCGGGCTGCCATGGGCGATGGCATGCAGTGCGGTCGCTGCCAAAGCATAGAGAATGCCGTCACGGCCCAGCGACTCGGAAATCGTCAGCGCGCGGGCGGAGGGGAGAATGACGGTGCGGGCCGATCCGCCGAACAGGCCACGCGCCTCGCGATAGCAGTTGGCACCAGGCACGAAGACCCACTCACCCAGCCTGGAAGTCGCGGCGAGGCCGGTTTCGACCACTCGCCCGATCGACTCGTATCCAGGCACCAGCGGATACCCCATTCCCGGAAATGCGGGCATTTTGCCGGTCCAGAGCAGCTTTTCGGTGCCGGTGCTGATGCCGCTCCAGTGGATTTCGACACGCACATCGTTCTCGGTCAGGGGAATCAGTTCAAGGTTCCGCAAGGATAGACGCTCTGGCGCGTCGAGAATGATGGCGGATGTTTCCAAACAGCTCCCTCTCTGGTCCCACTCTTGAGGCGAAGGGACTCCGACATCTGTCTAGGTAACAGAACGCGGAACGTTGTCAATTTTATTGGACACTTTGCTGTGTCAGTTCAGCTGGCTTTGCGCGCCAGCAGGGCCCGGGCGATGATCGGCAGTGGGGTGTCGATCTCCACGACTCGCGCAAATCCGGCCTTTCGGGCCATTCCGGCGATCTCTGCGAAGGGGCGTGGGCGGCCCGAGCCCATGGCCCAGAGATAGAGCCCGAAATAACTATCGCCCATGGCCTTGGCGCCGCGCGTTCGGGCCATCGGTTCGATAATCAACAACTTGCCGCCGGAAGGCAGCGACTCGAAGATCGAGCCGAGCAAGGCCTGCGCGACGTCGTCGTCATGATCGTGCAGGATCCGCACCAGCGTTACGAGGTCGTAGCCGGTCGGGATCGGGTCTGTCCGGAAGCTGCCCGGGTGGAGGGCCACGCGAGGCTCCAGCGCGGTTCCGGCGACGCGGTTGCGGGCGAGCATGACCACTTCCGGAAGGTCGAAGATCCCGAGCTTGAGGCCGGTCGCATGGGTCCCGATGGCCTCGACAAAGCCGCCCGATCCGCCGCCGACATCGAGCATTCTCCGATGCGAATCGAAGCGATAGTGCCCGATAACCTGCTGCCACACCATCGGCTGAGTGGCGGCCATCAGCTGCGAATAGGGCTGCGCCGACTGCTCGGCCCCACCAGGCATGGCATAGGTCCAGAAGGCGGACAGGGCGGTGCCTTCACCCGGAGCGCGGCGCAGCAATTCGAGCGGATTTGCGAGGTCGCGATAAAGCAGCGCATGATGCGCCACCATCGCCATGGCACCATCGTTTGCAGAGAGCTCTGCCCCCGTCCGGCCGAGGGTCCAAACACCTTCCTGCGCCGACTCGCTCAGCCCGATCCCCTCGCCAGCACGCAGCAGTCGCAGCGCCGCCGCTTCGCTCAATCCGGTAAGGCCCTGCACCTCATCGAGGCGCATAACCCGCTCACGCAGCGCGGCAAGCAAGCCCGTAGTGACATAGACCTGCGTGACCTGGGTGTAGACGAAGCCCGCGATCAGATCGAACTGCCGCGCCGCCCTGTATCGCGCCACGCTGCGGACGATCGGCCAGTGCGAAGCCCAGCGCTGGAAGCGCGCGCTGCCCAACACGGCGTTCCGCCGCAGCGCCAGCCGCATCTTCCAGTTCAAGTCAGATTCTTTCTTGTTGGACATATTCCTATGTCCAATGAACTGGACCCATGTTAGCCTGTGGTCAATGACGGAAACGCCGACCATCATCATCGGGGCGGGCATAGGGGGACTTGCCAGCGCTGCGCTGCTCTCGGCGCGCGGGGTGCCGGTGGTGGTGCTGGAGAAGGATCATTCGCCCGGCGGAAAGATCCGGCAACTGCCGGTGGGCGATGCCGAAATCGACGCCGGACCCACTGTCTTTACCATGCGCCCGGCGCTCGAGGCCATTTTTGTCGATGCCGGGGCCCGGCTGGAAGATCACCTCACCTTGACCCGCGCCGATGTGCTCGCGCGCCATGCTTGGGATGAGACGGGCCATCTCGATCTCCATGCCGATCACGAGACCAGCGTCGATGCCGTGGGCCGCTTTGCCGGCGCCCGCGCCGCCGCAGGGTTCCGCAGCTTTTCCGCCGAGGCCAAGCGCATCCATGACATTCTCGACAAGCCGTTCCTGCAAGGCAGCAAGACCTACCCGCCCGGCCTGATGTGGCGCATCGGGTTGAGGCGGATCGGTGCCCTGCTCGCGATCCGCCCCTACGAGAGCCTGTGGAAGGTGCTGGGCGAGCATTTCGACGATCCACGTTTGCGCCAGCTGTTCGGGCGTTACACCACCTATTGCGGCTCCGCGCCGTTCCACACCCCGGCCACGCTGATGCTGATCGCCCATGTCGAGGCGCAGGGTGTGTGGGCGATAGAGGGCGGGATGAGCGCCCTCGCCGCCGCACTTGAAGGCGTTGCCCGAGCCAATGGCGCGCGCTTCCGCTATGGTGCCAACGCGACCTGGATCCCGACCCGAGGCGGCCGGGTTATCGGAGTGGGGCTCGAGAGCGGCGAAGTAATGGAGACCGGCTCGGTTATCTGCAACGCCGATCCTGCTGCCCTCGCCAAGGGGCTGTTCGGCAAGAGTGTCGCCCGCGCCGTGCGTCCGGTCCCACCCGCCAAGCGCTCGCTTTCCGCCATGGTGTGGCTGGCCAAGGCGCGTACCTCGGGATTCCCGCTGAACCATCACAATGTGTTTTTTTCGCCCGATTACCCGCGCGAGTTTGCCGAGATCGCACAGGGCCGCGTGCCGTCTGCCCCGACGGCCTATGTCTGCGCGCTGGACCGCGGCGCAGGAGCCGTCCCCGATGGGCCCGAGCGCCTGCAAGTCATCGTCAACGCGCCCGCCAACGGCGACACCCACAGTTACGGCCCAGAGGAGAGAGAGCGATGCACATCGACCATGCTGGAGCGGCTGCAAGCCTGCGGGCTGGAGCTGGAGACGCCGCTGCCGCACGCACTCGTCACGCCCAGCGATTTCTCGACACGCTTCCCGGCGACGGGCGGGGCGCTCTATGGTCGGGCTTCGCACGGGTGGGCGGCCTCCTTCCTCCGGCCCGGGAGCCGGACAGCGATCCATGGGCTCTATTGCGCGGGCGGGGCGACGCATCCTGGCGCGGGCGTGCCGATGGCCGCCTTGTCGGGGAGGCTGGCGAGCGAGGCCGTCTTGCACGACCGTGCTTCGACCCGGTGGTACCACCGCAAGGCTACCGCTGGTGGTATGTCGATGCGATCAGCGAATGCGGCGCCTACGGGCTGACCATTATCGGCTTCATCGGCAGCGTCTTCTCGCCCTATTACAAGAAATCCGGACGCGGCACGCCGCTCGACCACAGCTGCCTCAATGTCGCGCTCTACGGCCGACGGAGTGCCCGCTGGGTGATGACCGAGCGCGGCGCGGGCGA contains the following coding sequences:
- the bchC gene encoding chlorophyll synthesis pathway protein BchC; the encoded protein is METSAIILDAPERLSLRNLELIPLTENDVRVEIHWSGISTGTEKLLWTGKMPAFPGMGYPLVPGYESIGRVVETGLAATSRLGEWVFVPGANCYREARGLFGGSARTVILPSARALTISESLGRDGILYALAATALHAIAHGSPPELIVGHGILGRLLARLTIAAGAPPPVVWDTNTARQDGAQGYEVIHPEDDDRRDYASIYDVSGDASAMDAFIARLAKGGELVLAGFYSQPIQFTFPPAFQREARLRIAAEWQPEDLASVDALIETGALDLSGLISHQAPATDAARAYPTAFADPQCLKMVLDWRECA
- a CDS encoding methyltransferase — protein: MNWKMRLALRRNAVLGSARFQRWASHWPIVRSVARYRAARQFDLIAGFVYTQVTQVYVTTGLLAALRERVMRLDEVQGLTGLSEAAALRLLRAGEGIGLSESAQEGVWTLGRTGAELSANDGAMAMVAHHALLYRDLANPLELLRRAPGEGTALSAFWTYAMPGGAEQSAQPYSQLMAATQPMVWQQVIGHYRFDSHRRMLDVGGGSGGFVEAIGTHATGLKLGIFDLPEVVMLARNRVAGTALEPRVALHPGSFRTDPIPTGYDLVTLVRILHDHDDDVAQALLGSIFESLPSGGKLLIIEPMARTRGAKAMGDSYFGLYLWAMGSGRPRPFAEIAGMARKAGFARVVEIDTPLPIIARALLARKAS
- the crtD gene encoding 1-hydroxycarotenoid 3,4-desaturase CrtD — encoded protein: MTETPTIIIGAGIGGLASAALLSARGVPVVVLEKDHSPGGKIRQLPVGDAEIDAGPTVFTMRPALEAIFVDAGARLEDHLTLTRADVLARHAWDETGHLDLHADHETSVDAVGRFAGARAAAGFRSFSAEAKRIHDILDKPFLQGSKTYPPGLMWRIGLRRIGALLAIRPYESLWKVLGEHFDDPRLRQLFGRYTTYCGSAPFHTPATLMLIAHVEAQGVWAIEGGMSALAAALEGVARANGARFRYGANATWIPTRGGRVIGVGLESGEVMETGSVICNADPAALAKGLFGKSVARAVRPVPPAKRSLSAMVWLAKARTSGFPLNHHNVFFSPDYPREFAEIAQGRVPSAPTAYVCALDRGAGAVPDGPERLQVIVNAPANGDTHSYGPEERERCTSTMLERLQACGLELETPLPHALVTPSDFSTRFPATGGALYGRASHGWAASFLRPGSRTAIHGLYCAGGATHPGAGVPMAALSGRLASEAVLHDRASTRWYHRKATAGGMSMRSANAAPTG